The following are encoded together in the Eulemur rufifrons isolate Redbay chromosome 28, OSU_ERuf_1, whole genome shotgun sequence genome:
- the LOC138376008 gene encoding protein FAM24A-like, translating into MFDLRTKIMIGIGSSLLIATIVLTSIVLCLYIKVYKALKAAREPEVVFVKGNNLAKLCWVKNAHAKPATTESFPTLQYCDRCQVYADFDSLPPCCCDINEGL; encoded by the exons ATGTTTGATCTCAGGACGAAGATTATGATCGGCATTGGAAGCAGCTTGCTGATTGCCACGATTGTGCTGACAAGCATTGTTCTCTGTCTTTACATCAAAGTATACAAAGCACTAAA AGCTGCAAGGGAACCTGAAGTTGTGTTTGTAAAAGGTAATAATCTAGCCAAGTTGTGCTGGGTCAAGAACGCCCACGCCAAACCCGCCACCACTGAGTCTTTTCCCACGCTCCAGTACTGTGACAGATGCCAAGTGTATGCAGATTTTGACTCCCTGCCACCTTGCTGCTGTGACATAAATGAGGGACTCTGA